One Erythrobacter aureus DNA segment encodes these proteins:
- a CDS encoding TolC family protein yields MSAINWRGVLFAGLTLAAIATPVAAQERERLSLDDALRRADVIAGPNQAAPNPRIAGPRAQADAARALVGQARLRPNPEVSFEAENIAGSGAFSGLSATEYTFSIGQRLELGNKRGTRVRAAQAGADLADLRADLADVDLAFLVRERYLAATAAAARVELARDVVTRNEELARIAGLLVEVGREPPLRALRAEAALAEARAELEAADAASVAARTALASLWGEQNSPPTVPASFPVIDPPARLLAATDGLALKAARAESRVAAAEIARERSLRLPDPVVSAGVRRFAESKDNAFLVGVSIPLPFSNRNQGNIAAAEAEFRAASAREAVALADFEQAVTRARAQFLAAEMRVETLSATSLPQAEEALRLVRIGYRNGRFPLIEVLSAAEARDAIREALIAAQEERGQAAAALIRLAAQ; encoded by the coding sequence ATGTCAGCCATCAATTGGCGGGGAGTCCTGTTTGCAGGGCTGACCCTCGCCGCAATCGCCACACCCGTGGCGGCGCAGGAGCGTGAGCGCCTCTCGCTCGACGATGCCTTGCGTCGCGCGGATGTCATTGCGGGTCCTAACCAGGCCGCGCCCAATCCGCGCATAGCTGGTCCGCGGGCGCAGGCCGACGCTGCGCGCGCTCTCGTCGGTCAGGCTCGGCTCCGGCCCAATCCCGAAGTATCCTTCGAGGCCGAAAATATTGCAGGTAGCGGAGCGTTCTCGGGTTTGAGCGCTACCGAATATACGTTCTCCATCGGACAGCGTCTCGAGCTTGGAAACAAGCGCGGGACGAGGGTCCGTGCAGCGCAGGCCGGCGCAGACCTCGCCGATCTGCGTGCCGATCTCGCGGATGTCGACCTCGCCTTTCTTGTGCGCGAGCGCTACTTGGCGGCAACAGCCGCTGCCGCGCGTGTCGAACTTGCGCGCGATGTCGTCACACGTAACGAAGAACTGGCGCGGATAGCCGGCCTGCTGGTCGAGGTCGGCCGCGAACCTCCCTTGCGTGCACTTCGCGCCGAAGCTGCCCTGGCGGAAGCAAGAGCCGAGCTGGAAGCGGCGGACGCGGCGAGCGTTGCCGCGCGTACGGCGCTCGCTTCGCTGTGGGGCGAACAGAACAGTCCCCCCACGGTTCCTGCCAGTTTCCCGGTAATCGACCCGCCCGCCCGTCTTCTCGCCGCGACGGATGGCCTTGCGCTGAAGGCCGCGCGCGCGGAAAGCCGGGTGGCAGCAGCCGAAATTGCCCGCGAGCGTAGCCTGCGGTTGCCTGACCCGGTCGTTTCGGCGGGCGTTCGCCGCTTCGCGGAAAGCAAAGACAACGCTTTCCTTGTCGGTGTGTCGATCCCTCTTCCATTCAGCAACCGCAACCAGGGTAACATCGCTGCCGCAGAGGCCGAATTCAGGGCCGCATCCGCGCGTGAGGCGGTGGCACTGGCAGATTTCGAGCAGGCGGTGACGCGTGCGCGTGCCCAGTTCCTTGCTGCAGAGATGCGCGTCGAAACGCTTTCCGCCACGTCGCTCCCGCAGGCCGAAGAGGCGCTGCGGCTTGTCCGTATCGGGTACCGCAACGGCCGCTTCCCCCTGATCGAGGTGCTCAGTGCTGCCGAGGCGCGCGATGCCATCCGTGAAGCGCTGATCGCTGCGCAGGAAGAACGGGGCCAGGCTGCCGCCGCACTCATCCGGCTGGCAGCACAATGA
- a CDS encoding efflux RND transporter periplasmic adaptor subunit, translating into MNRKTLAIIAGAIILSAVILSLFWPDGAQETEPVETASEADLPEGLVLLDEQQIRAAKISVEAVGRGSAVELVFPATIAASPTGSARIDARAAGVVRSVNKTLGDYVRAGETVARIESADAAALASQLNAARARVNELSAAYERERRLFEASVTARQDLEAARANLQVAQSELSRAQAAVAAAGVSGDGRSLAVTSPLAGRITAAPIILGAFVASGEELYRVVDPDAMQVEVALPAVDATRIAPGDQATLEIGNDDEVSARVRSVTPSLDMESRSATAVLALSRPIPGLQPGAFLQARIRPSGEVDQTRISVPEDAVQTIDGQDMVFVRTRRGFQARPVVTGTRSGGQVVIESGLEAKWRIATANAFLLKAELEKESAEHGH; encoded by the coding sequence ATGAACCGCAAAACACTGGCGATCATCGCCGGGGCAATCATACTGTCCGCCGTTATCCTGTCGCTCTTCTGGCCCGATGGCGCTCAAGAAACCGAACCGGTCGAAACAGCGAGCGAGGCCGACCTGCCCGAAGGGCTCGTCCTGCTCGATGAGCAACAGATCCGTGCAGCAAAAATTTCGGTCGAGGCCGTTGGCCGGGGCTCTGCCGTCGAGCTGGTTTTTCCGGCGACGATTGCCGCGAGCCCGACTGGGAGTGCGAGGATCGATGCGCGCGCGGCGGGCGTCGTGCGGAGCGTGAACAAGACACTGGGCGACTATGTTCGCGCAGGAGAAACCGTTGCGCGCATCGAAAGCGCGGATGCCGCAGCGCTGGCATCCCAGCTCAACGCGGCCCGGGCACGGGTGAATGAACTATCGGCGGCCTACGAGCGGGAGCGCCGCCTGTTCGAGGCGAGCGTGACCGCGCGCCAGGATCTGGAAGCGGCAAGGGCCAATCTGCAGGTCGCCCAATCCGAATTGTCGCGCGCGCAGGCCGCCGTTGCCGCTGCCGGCGTCAGCGGGGATGGGAGATCGCTTGCGGTGACCAGCCCGCTTGCAGGGCGGATCACGGCCGCGCCGATCATCTTGGGCGCGTTCGTCGCCTCCGGCGAGGAACTTTACCGCGTTGTCGATCCCGATGCGATGCAGGTCGAGGTTGCTCTACCTGCCGTCGATGCCACCCGTATCGCTCCCGGCGACCAAGCCACTCTGGAAATAGGCAACGACGATGAGGTCAGCGCCCGCGTCCGGTCGGTGACGCCCTCACTGGATATGGAAAGTCGCAGCGCCACGGCGGTTCTTGCGCTGTCCCGGCCGATACCCGGATTGCAGCCCGGCGCTTTCCTTCAGGCGCGTATCCGGCCTTCGGGTGAGGTCGACCAAACGCGGATTTCGGTTCCCGAAGACGCGGTGCAGACCATCGATGGTCAGGACATGGTTTTCGTGCGGACCCGTCGCGGATTTCAGGCGCGACCCGTTGTAACCGGCACTCGGTCAGGCGGCCAGGTCGTCATCGAATCCGGTCTCGAAGCCAAGTGGCGGATCGCCACTGCGAACGCCTTCCTGCTCAAAGCCGAGCTCGAGAAAGAGAGCGCCGAACATGGTCACTGA
- a CDS encoding efflux RND transporter permease subunit, producing the protein MIGMILDVAVRFRWVMIVLTVGISIWGALNLLRLPIDAVPDITNVQVQINTEAPALSPSQVETQVTYPVETGLAGIDGLEMTRSISRNGFSQVTAIFEEGTDIYFARQQVNERLAPITASLPEGAEPVMGPISTGLGEVLMYTIEYEYPGGKGAPVGGATGWQRDGSFVTERGDRLGSDVAKAAYLRTVQDWVVAPLMRSVDGVAGVDSIGGFEKQYLVQPDPARLTGYGLSFDALIQALEAANLAEGANFVERSGEALLARVDARLGSIEDIENAVVATREGVPIRISDVATVAIGGDLRTGAASLNGEEAVVGTVLMRAGENSRTVSAGAAERLQEVRSSLPEGVAAEIVYNRSSLVDATIATVEKNLVEGALLVIAVLFLLLGNIRAAIIAALVIPVSMLMAAIGMNRLGVSGNLMSLGALDFGLIVDGAVIIVENSVARLAARQHHEGRLLTLGERLAETRLAAQEMIKPTVYGQAIILLVYAPLLTFSGVEGKTFSPMAITVMLALASAFVLSLTFVPAMIAVLLNKKMTEKEVKPIRLAKERYGPLLRKTIARPWPVIAGGAGLFVLAAFVFTLLGSEFTPQLDERDIAIQSLRIPSTSLERSLAMQRQVEDRLEQFPQVALVFSRTGTAEVASDPMPPNASDAYVILKPREEWPDPDLPKDELVSEMESALNGLVGNLYEFSQPIELRFNELIAGVRGDVAVKIYGDDLAAMTSTANEVAGVLRDIEGAADVKVQQVTGFPTLDIVFDRPTIARYGLTVQDVAQSVAIALGGRPAGLVFEGDRRFDVMVRLADATRDDFDQLGTLPILLPNGATVPLRTVAQFQVVDGLAEVRREQGRRLVIVSANVRERDLGTFVEEAQEGVRDRVELPAASFIEWGGQYQNLQAAQGRLALVVPLAFAVILLLLYMALGGWVPALAVFTAIPMGLAGGVFALALRGMPFSVSAAVGFIALSGVATLNGLVMVTAIRQRLEKGVELSEAVVDGALARLRPVLMTALVASLGFVPMAIATGTGAEVQRPLATVVIGGLITATALTLFVLPAIARLILNRSDDGQSWRQRWWDRLRRNATRDEQRELGDII; encoded by the coding sequence CTGATTGGCATGATCCTCGATGTAGCGGTCCGTTTCCGCTGGGTGATGATCGTCCTGACGGTCGGGATCTCCATCTGGGGCGCGCTCAACCTTTTGCGCCTGCCGATCGATGCCGTTCCCGACATCACGAACGTCCAGGTACAAATCAATACCGAGGCCCCGGCTCTTTCGCCGTCGCAGGTGGAGACCCAGGTGACGTATCCGGTCGAAACGGGCCTGGCCGGTATCGACGGTCTCGAAATGACCCGTTCGATTTCGCGCAACGGCTTCAGCCAGGTCACCGCCATCTTCGAGGAGGGTACCGACATCTATTTCGCGCGCCAGCAGGTGAATGAACGGCTGGCACCCATCACCGCCTCGCTTCCCGAAGGTGCGGAACCGGTCATGGGGCCGATTTCCACCGGCCTCGGCGAAGTACTCATGTATACCATCGAGTATGAATATCCGGGCGGAAAAGGCGCACCCGTCGGTGGGGCAACCGGTTGGCAACGGGACGGCAGCTTCGTCACTGAACGCGGCGATCGTCTGGGCAGCGATGTTGCCAAGGCCGCCTATCTTCGCACAGTGCAGGACTGGGTGGTCGCACCGCTCATGCGATCGGTCGATGGCGTTGCGGGGGTGGACTCCATCGGGGGATTCGAAAAGCAATACCTGGTTCAGCCCGATCCCGCGCGGTTGACCGGATATGGTCTGTCTTTCGACGCGTTGATTCAGGCGCTGGAAGCGGCCAATCTGGCCGAAGGCGCTAATTTTGTCGAACGGTCCGGTGAAGCGCTGCTCGCCCGCGTCGATGCGCGGCTTGGCAGTATCGAAGATATCGAAAACGCCGTCGTCGCAACTCGTGAAGGCGTTCCGATCCGGATCAGCGATGTCGCGACGGTCGCCATCGGGGGCGATCTGAGAACCGGCGCTGCATCGCTGAATGGCGAGGAAGCCGTGGTCGGGACGGTTCTCATGCGAGCCGGGGAAAACAGCCGCACGGTTTCCGCTGGAGCCGCGGAAAGGCTTCAAGAAGTTCGATCCTCGCTTCCGGAGGGCGTCGCCGCCGAGATCGTGTACAACCGTTCCTCGCTGGTCGATGCGACCATTGCGACGGTCGAGAAGAACCTCGTCGAGGGTGCTCTTCTGGTCATTGCGGTGCTGTTCCTCCTGCTCGGCAACATCCGTGCCGCGATCATCGCGGCGCTGGTAATCCCGGTCTCGATGTTGATGGCGGCAATCGGAATGAACCGCCTCGGCGTCTCGGGCAATCTGATGAGCCTGGGGGCGCTCGACTTCGGCCTGATCGTCGATGGTGCTGTGATCATCGTTGAAAACAGCGTCGCTAGGCTCGCCGCGCGACAGCATCACGAGGGACGCTTGCTCACGCTCGGCGAGCGCTTGGCCGAAACACGGCTTGCCGCGCAGGAAATGATCAAACCGACCGTTTACGGACAGGCGATCATCCTGCTGGTCTATGCCCCTCTGCTGACGTTCTCCGGCGTGGAGGGCAAGACTTTCTCGCCGATGGCGATCACGGTCATGCTTGCGCTCGCTTCGGCTTTCGTCCTGTCGCTGACCTTTGTTCCCGCCATGATCGCCGTGTTGTTAAACAAGAAGATGACTGAAAAGGAGGTCAAGCCGATCCGCCTGGCGAAGGAACGCTATGGCCCGCTGCTGAGAAAAACGATTGCCCGGCCTTGGCCAGTGATCGCTGGCGGGGCTGGACTGTTCGTTCTGGCAGCTTTCGTTTTCACCCTGCTGGGTAGCGAGTTTACTCCGCAGCTCGACGAACGCGACATAGCCATCCAGTCGCTCAGGATTCCGTCCACGTCGCTCGAGCGGTCGCTCGCCATGCAACGCCAGGTGGAAGACCGGCTCGAGCAGTTCCCGCAGGTCGCGCTGGTGTTCTCGCGTACCGGCACGGCGGAGGTTGCGAGCGATCCGATGCCGCCCAACGCATCCGATGCCTACGTCATTCTGAAGCCACGCGAGGAATGGCCCGATCCGGACCTGCCGAAGGATGAGCTCGTTTCCGAAATGGAAAGTGCCCTCAATGGTCTGGTCGGCAATCTCTACGAATTCAGCCAACCGATCGAACTGCGCTTCAACGAGCTGATCGCCGGCGTACGCGGTGATGTCGCAGTCAAGATTTATGGCGACGATCTCGCCGCCATGACCTCGACAGCCAACGAGGTGGCAGGTGTCCTGCGGGACATCGAGGGTGCCGCCGACGTCAAGGTCCAGCAGGTGACCGGCTTCCCGACGCTCGACATCGTCTTCGATCGGCCGACGATCGCCCGATACGGCCTGACCGTGCAGGATGTGGCCCAGTCGGTTGCCATAGCACTGGGCGGTCGGCCGGCGGGTCTCGTCTTCGAGGGTGATCGCAGATTCGACGTGATGGTGCGCCTCGCCGATGCGACACGCGATGACTTCGACCAACTCGGAACGCTGCCGATATTGCTGCCCAATGGAGCGACCGTGCCTCTGCGAACTGTCGCCCAGTTCCAAGTGGTCGACGGGCTTGCCGAAGTGCGCCGTGAACAGGGCCGCCGCCTCGTGATCGTCTCGGCCAATGTGCGCGAACGCGATCTTGGCACCTTCGTCGAGGAAGCTCAGGAAGGAGTGCGTGATCGGGTCGAACTGCCCGCAGCCTCGTTTATCGAATGGGGCGGGCAGTACCAGAACCTCCAGGCCGCCCAGGGACGGCTTGCCCTGGTGGTGCCGCTGGCCTTCGCGGTGATCCTGCTGTTGCTCTACATGGCGCTCGGCGGATGGGTACCCGCGCTCGCCGTCTTTACCGCAATTCCGATGGGTCTTGCGGGCGGTGTGTTTGCCCTGGCGCTGCGTGGCATGCCGTTTTCCGTTTCGGCGGCCGTGGGCTTCATCGCGCTTTCGGGAGTGGCGACACTCAATGGACTGGTGATGGTCACCGCGATCCGCCAGCGCCTGGAGAAAGGGGTCGAACTCAGCGAAGCGGTTGTGGATGGTGCCTTGGCCCGGTTGCGACCGGTGCTGATGACCGCGCTCGTCGCGTCGCTCGGCTTCGTACCGATGGCGATCGCCACCGGCACCGGGGCGGAAGTGCAAAGACCGCTGGCAACCGTCGTGATCGGCGGCTTGATTACGGCGACAGCGCTCACACTGTTCGTCCTGCCCGCAATCGCACGGCTGATCCTCAACCGTTCGGACGACGGGCAGAGTTGGCGCCAAAGATGGTGGGACCGCCTGCGCCGTAACGCCACACGCGACGAGCAGCGTGAGTTGGGAGACATAATTTGA
- a CDS encoding cation transporter: protein MSGEGEFRLDTAKRRRTLWVVLWLNLAIAIGFFAVGYLADSNALLANGLDNSSDALVYALSLLALARPRRWKRGAARFSGIMLLVFAAGVIIDAIRRFVDGSDPAGMMMLAMAAVAAVVNLVCLRLLQNMEGKDVNLRAATTFSFNDFISNGGIIIAAVIVMLTGANWPDLVVGIAVAGIAIYGGIDILRDAHMDGHDERGTVHGKKRE from the coding sequence ATGAGCGGCGAAGGGGAATTCAGGCTGGATACGGCGAAAAGGCGCAGGACACTCTGGGTGGTTCTGTGGCTCAATCTCGCCATTGCCATCGGATTCTTCGCGGTCGGCTATCTTGCCGATTCCAACGCGCTGCTCGCGAACGGCCTCGACAATTCTTCCGATGCGCTCGTCTACGCTCTCAGTCTACTGGCGCTCGCCCGTCCGCGCCGATGGAAGCGGGGGGCCGCGCGCTTTTCCGGAATCATGCTGCTGGTCTTTGCGGCAGGCGTCATCATCGATGCCATCAGGCGTTTCGTGGACGGGTCCGATCCCGCCGGCATGATGATGTTGGCGATGGCGGCTGTCGCGGCGGTGGTCAATCTGGTCTGTCTCCGCCTGTTGCAGAACATGGAAGGCAAGGATGTGAACCTGCGCGCGGCCACGACCTTCAGTTTCAACGATTTCATTTCCAATGGTGGAATCATCATCGCCGCTGTCATTGTGATGCTGACGGGGGCTAACTGGCCGGATCTCGTCGTTGGCATCGCGGTGGCCGGAATCGCGATCTATGGGGGGATCGACATCTTGCGCGATGCTCACATGGATGGCCATGACGAGCGCGGGACGGTGCATGGCAAGAAACGCGAATAA
- a CDS encoding cation diffusion facilitator family transporter, whose translation MVQSGGHSGHSHGEEQLSDRQLVLAVAINVLLTLAQIIGGIVSGSLALIADALHNFSDAASLGLAWFARRIGRRPADKLMTFGYAQGEVVAALINLTTLLIIGFYLIVEAINRFADPQPVEGWTVIAVAGVALVIDLVTAFIVYRGAHESINMKAAFLHNVSDALASVGVIVAGVLIILYDLYLADLVITLIIAGYVIWQGITLLPRTVRLLMGAVPDELEFDRIVEFLEGQQGVESVHHVHIWNLGEHHRALETHIVPSFDSLAAFEELKLSLRARLTQRFGIAHATFEACLARDCENALVADHHPAGGRTDHDDQSDQ comes from the coding sequence ATGGTGCAGTCGGGTGGGCACTCAGGGCACAGTCATGGAGAAGAACAGCTCAGCGACCGTCAGCTGGTTCTCGCAGTAGCGATCAATGTCCTTCTGACATTGGCCCAGATCATCGGCGGTATTGTCTCCGGCTCGCTGGCGCTCATCGCCGACGCATTGCACAATTTCAGCGATGCGGCTTCACTCGGACTAGCCTGGTTCGCGCGGCGGATAGGTCGGCGTCCCGCCGACAAGCTCATGACATTTGGTTATGCGCAGGGCGAGGTGGTCGCAGCGCTCATAAACCTGACGACCCTGCTCATCATCGGATTCTATCTGATAGTCGAGGCGATCAACCGGTTTGCCGATCCGCAGCCGGTCGAAGGTTGGACGGTGATCGCGGTTGCCGGCGTGGCTCTCGTCATCGACCTTGTCACCGCCTTCATCGTCTATCGCGGCGCGCATGAAAGCATAAACATGAAAGCCGCTTTCCTGCACAATGTCTCGGACGCCCTGGCATCGGTAGGCGTGATCGTCGCCGGGGTTCTCATTATCCTGTACGATCTCTACCTCGCCGATCTGGTGATAACGCTCATCATTGCGGGTTACGTCATCTGGCAGGGCATCACGCTCCTTCCCCGGACCGTACGATTGTTGATGGGCGCAGTGCCGGATGAGTTGGAGTTCGACCGCATCGTCGAGTTTCTCGAAGGTCAGCAGGGTGTCGAGAGCGTCCATCACGTTCATATCTGGAACCTGGGCGAACATCATCGCGCCCTCGAAACGCATATCGTCCCGTCGTTTGATTCGCTCGCTGCCTTCGAGGAGTTGAAGCTATCGCTCCGCGCCCGTCTCACGCAGCGTTTCGGCATCGCGCATGCCACGTTCGAAGCGTGTCTCGCGCGCGACTGCGAAAATGCGTTGGTGGCCGACCATCACCCGGCGGGCGGGCGCACCGATCATGACGATCAAAGTGACCAATAG
- a CDS encoding multicopper oxidase family protein, translating to MNGKEKPFLIDRRKLVGGLGLAAFGSTALPLAGCQVRSAAMLDGSDERNPLAVPPLNRGLIEQGVRTFRLSVTAGEKEFVPGTASQTIGIEAPYLGPTLDMRRGERVRFHIDNQLSEDVTVHWHGFELPAAADGGPHQVIRPGKRWSPSYEVRQRASLYWCHSHLHGRSGPQVYAGLAAPIYVRDDEEERLGLPSEYGVDDIPLIVQDRVIDGSGRIIYPLNMRTRMMGVKGDALYVNGTRNALFEARTGQVRLRILNGSNARFYTFSLEGNRSMQLVASDGGLLASAHSVRSVILAPGERAQVVIDLSDGRPLRLLAHRPGNTMGMMGGRGRGMMGSRETRGGDVVPILDIRPTGSFAAAQLPADLVSLPPPDPSLAALTRRFVLAMGMMGRGMSINGATMDMNVVNTRVPVGQWEIWEIVNASMMAHPFHIHNVQFRVLDRDGKAPPPMETGFKDTVIVHSREQVRLLLRFEEHTDPDLPYMYHCHILEHEDAGMMGQFVVI from the coding sequence ATGAACGGCAAGGAAAAGCCATTCCTTATCGATCGGCGCAAGCTGGTCGGGGGTCTCGGCCTTGCGGCGTTCGGATCGACCGCTCTCCCGCTTGCCGGTTGCCAGGTGCGCAGCGCAGCGATGCTCGACGGTTCGGACGAGCGCAATCCGCTCGCTGTTCCACCCTTGAACAGGGGTCTGATCGAGCAGGGTGTGCGAACCTTCCGCCTGTCCGTGACTGCGGGTGAGAAGGAATTTGTCCCGGGCACAGCTTCGCAAACGATCGGTATTGAGGCCCCCTACTTGGGGCCGACGCTGGACATGCGCCGCGGTGAGCGCGTGCGCTTTCACATCGACAACCAACTGAGCGAAGATGTCACCGTCCACTGGCACGGCTTCGAACTTCCTGCCGCCGCCGATGGGGGGCCTCATCAAGTGATCCGGCCCGGCAAGCGCTGGAGCCCATCATATGAAGTGCGCCAGCGCGCCTCGCTCTACTGGTGCCATTCGCACCTGCATGGCCGGTCTGGACCGCAGGTCTATGCGGGCCTCGCCGCGCCGATCTACGTCCGCGACGATGAAGAAGAACGCCTCGGTCTGCCGAGCGAATATGGTGTCGACGACATTCCCCTGATCGTACAGGACCGTGTCATCGACGGTTCGGGCCGGATAATCTATCCGCTGAACATGCGCACCCGGATGATGGGTGTTAAGGGCGATGCCCTCTATGTCAACGGCACCCGGAACGCGCTGTTCGAAGCACGCACCGGACAAGTCCGGTTGCGCATTCTCAACGGATCGAATGCCCGGTTTTACACCTTCTCGCTCGAAGGCAACCGGTCGATGCAACTGGTCGCGAGCGATGGCGGATTGCTGGCATCTGCGCATTCCGTTCGTTCAGTCATCCTCGCCCCTGGAGAACGCGCGCAGGTTGTCATCGATCTTTCCGATGGACGCCCGCTGCGGCTGTTGGCCCACAGACCGGGTAACACCATGGGCATGATGGGCGGTCGCGGTCGAGGCATGATGGGCAGCCGGGAAACCCGTGGCGGCGATGTAGTCCCCATTCTCGACATAAGGCCGACAGGCTCTTTTGCCGCCGCGCAATTGCCTGCGGACCTAGTGTCGCTGCCCCCGCCCGATCCGTCGCTTGCCGCCCTGACGCGGCGTTTTGTGCTTGCTATGGGCATGATGGGACGAGGCATGTCGATTAACGGCGCGACCATGGACATGAATGTCGTCAATACACGTGTTCCCGTAGGACAATGGGAGATATGGGAGATCGTGAACGCCTCGATGATGGCACACCCCTTCCACATCCATAACGTGCAATTCCGGGTGCTCGATCGCGATGGCAAAGCGCCTCCACCGATGGAAACCGGCTTCAAGGACACGGTGATCGTCCATTCACGCGAACAGGTGCGCCTGCTGCTCCGCTTTGAGGAGCACACCGATCCCGATCTTCCCTATATGTATCACTGCCATATTCTCGAGCACGAGGATGCGGGCATGATGGGGCAGTTCGTGGTCATCTGA
- a CDS encoding copper-binding protein: MRVATYLGLLAAPFALAACDSAQETPEAAQTMMDDSMPDGDGMPMSGDMPMSDDTPMMEDTDAMHDARAEGTVTAIDPEAGTITIKHGPIPAIDWPAMTMSFEADKQLRDQVGVGDAVAFEFTTGPQGSSITSIAPK; encoded by the coding sequence ATGCGTGTAGCAACCTATCTTGGCCTGCTGGCTGCCCCATTTGCGCTCGCTGCATGCGACAGCGCCCAGGAAACGCCGGAGGCGGCACAGACGATGATGGACGATTCCATGCCCGACGGCGATGGAATGCCCATGTCAGGCGACATGCCTATGTCAGACGACACGCCCATGATGGAGGATACCGATGCGATGCACGATGCTCGCGCCGAAGGCACGGTAACCGCGATCGATCCCGAAGCGGGTACGATCACCATCAAGCATGGCCCGATCCCCGCGATCGACTGGCCCGCCATGACGATGAGCTTCGAAGCCGACAAACAATTGCGCGACCAGGTCGGCGTGGGCGATGCAGTGGCCTTCGAATTCACCACTGGTCCGCAAGGCAGCAGTATCACCTCCATTGCCCCGAAATAA
- a CDS encoding efflux RND transporter periplasmic adaptor subunit: MRAATQAAWDRLSPRQKSWTTAATVALISLAAGYGLSQLGSSGSQPNENVGGPDSECEDVLYWYDPMVPGQQFDKPGKSPFMDMELLPKCAGEEVSAGVKINPGMVQNFGIRTTQAEYGILEPEVTVTGVLAYNGRDVAIVQPRAGGYVERTYGHAPDDVVGRGAPLVDILVPEWGGAQQEYLAVLRSGDEELARAMRERMRLLGMSSGLIASVGRSGRPHSTITVTAPIGGAITSLAVRPGMSVTSGQTLAEITGFSPIWLEAAVPETQAANVRVGQPVNATLTAFPEERFAGRIIAILPSAQDASRTITVRAELSNPSGRLKPGMFAQVSLTPDTRRALLVPSEAVIRTGRRTIVMVNQDENGFMPAEVRIGREAGGRTEVLAGLAAGEKVVTSGQFLLDSEASLTGLDVRPIDQASDAAKENNEESRFSATGTIEKIADGTVTLRHSAVPRLDWPAMTMTFRLKVPAQIRGFKKGDRVHFTFVQQDAGPRIETIRGSGQ; this comes from the coding sequence ATGAGAGCCGCAACACAAGCCGCGTGGGACAGGCTGTCGCCGCGTCAGAAGTCATGGACGACGGCGGCCACTGTCGCCCTGATCAGTCTCGCAGCCGGATATGGTCTGTCACAGCTCGGCAGCAGCGGCAGTCAACCGAACGAGAACGTCGGTGGGCCGGACAGCGAATGCGAGGACGTGCTGTACTGGTACGATCCGATGGTTCCAGGACAGCAGTTCGACAAGCCAGGCAAGTCACCCTTCATGGATATGGAATTGTTGCCCAAATGTGCGGGCGAGGAGGTGTCGGCCGGCGTGAAGATTAATCCCGGCATGGTGCAGAATTTCGGGATTCGCACGACACAGGCCGAATACGGCATTCTCGAACCCGAAGTGACCGTAACCGGGGTGCTGGCCTACAACGGGCGCGACGTTGCGATCGTCCAGCCGCGCGCAGGGGGCTATGTCGAGCGAACCTATGGCCATGCGCCGGACGACGTGGTCGGACGCGGTGCGCCCCTCGTTGACATCCTCGTACCCGAATGGGGCGGCGCCCAGCAGGAATATCTCGCCGTGCTGCGCAGCGGCGACGAGGAACTGGCCCGCGCCATGCGCGAACGGATGCGTCTGCTCGGCATGTCCTCCGGGCTTATTGCGTCGGTGGGGCGTAGTGGGCGGCCACACTCGACGATCACGGTTACGGCGCCGATCGGAGGGGCGATCACATCGCTCGCCGTGCGCCCGGGGATGAGTGTGACATCGGGCCAGACTCTGGCGGAAATCACCGGCTTCTCTCCGATCTGGCTCGAAGCTGCAGTGCCCGAGACACAAGCTGCGAATGTCCGTGTCGGACAGCCCGTCAACGCGACCCTGACCGCATTTCCCGAAGAACGGTTCGCGGGACGGATCATCGCCATTCTTCCCAGCGCGCAGGATGCAAGCCGAACAATCACCGTCCGCGCCGAGCTGTCCAATCCATCGGGACGGCTCAAGCCGGGCATGTTCGCGCAGGTTTCCCTGACCCCGGATACTCGCCGGGCGCTGCTGGTTCCTTCCGAAGCGGTAATCCGGACCGGGCGGCGAACCATCGTAATGGTCAACCAGGACGAGAACGGCTTCATGCCTGCCGAGGTTCGTATCGGACGCGAAGCAGGCGGCAGGACAGAGGTTCTGGCCGGTCTCGCTGCCGGCGAAAAAGTCGTCACCTCCGGCCAGTTCCTGCTCGATTCCGAAGCCAGCCTGACCGGTCTCGATGTCCGCCCGATCGATCAGGCAAGCGACGCGGCCAAAGAGAACAACGAGGAATCGCGCTTCAGCGCGACGGGCACCATCGAGAAGATTGCCGATGGCACGGTGACCCTGCGGCACAGCGCCGTACCACGGCTCGATTGGCCCGCGATGACGATGACCTTCCGTCTCAAGGTCCCGGCCCAGATACGCGGGTTCAAGAAGGGTGACAGGGTACATTTCACCTTCGTTCAGCAAGATGCGGGCCCCCGGATCGAGACCATCCGGGGGAGCGGACAATGA